DNA sequence from the Ruminococcus albus 7 = DSM 20455 genome:
ATGCTACCAAGGGCGATGTTACCCTTGATGATACCTGTGAGAACACACAGGTAGTGAATGAGCTCAGCATACCTGTACTTTGTATGGGCTGCCGTGATATGGTCATAGCTGTTAGCGGTGACGGTATACTTGTATCGGACAAGGAACGAAGCGGCTACATGAAGCCGTATGTTGAGAAGATAGCAGGTGAAGCGCATTTTGCGGAGAAATCCTGGGGAACGTATACTGTCATGGACAGTGAGGCTGAGGCTCTTACAGTCAAGATAAAGCTTTATGCAGGCAACAATATGAATTACCACAGCCACAAGAACCGCAGTGAAGTGTGGACTGTACTTTCCGGTGAGGGCAGATTTATCATTGACGGCATAGAGAGAGTTGTGGGACCCGGCGACACGGTGAGTGCAAAGGCGGGTGTAAAACACATGATAATCGCTGATACCGATATGTCCATAATCGAAGTGCAGACGGGCAAGGATATCGACAGGAAAGACAAGACCGTATACGAATGTGAATACGGCAAGGGTAATAAAGAATGAGTGCATCGTCTGAGAATAATTATCAATGGATATCTACCCTGAGAGGGTTTGCGGCGCTGCTGGTATTTGCGGCACATCTGCCGATACCGTGGCCGGAACCGGTCGGATTTGTCATCGGCAGGGCAGGCGTTGCGATATTTTTTCTTATCATGGGATATCTGGCAGTGCAGGCAAGGCAGAAAAGAACGAGAAAACAGTATCTGTACAACCGATTTGTGAGGATGTACCCTGTTTTCTGGCTGATACTGATAGCTACGTATATCACGAAGATAGTTCTGGCGGGAGCAGGTATATTTTCACGTTTTAAAGACCTGTTGTTCAATATGACACTGTTCAATCAGTTTCTGGGTTCGGACTGTATTATCGGTACAAGCTGGATGATGCCCATACAGGTTTGCTTCTTTGTGGCATTGGCTTACCTTTCGGCTGATTTCTTTGAGTATGTCAGTGAAAAGATGATCGAGAGGATATTCATCATTGGCGGCGGATTTACGGTGTTTATCTCACTGCTTAGATTTATCACGAGAAAACCTTTTCCGACTGCTTTCGGACTGTTGATACTGCTTGGGCTGATAGGTATACAGTACAAGGAATACGGCGATATCCGCAGTATTCCGATATCATATCTTGAGATATATGCGATCGCTTTTGTGCCGAGCGTTTTCCTATCGTACGGAAAGAATGGATTGGCATACATCATCGCGTATGCGGCAGGCATAGCACTGTTCGTGCTTGCGGATAAGTACAAGGTATCATCTGAGGCTATGGACAAGCTTGGAAGTGTGGGATTCTCATTCTTCCTGGCGGCGGATATACCGCAGCTGATACTTGAAAAGATCATTAATACGAACGGTTCGGTGATCAAGCTGATACTGTTCATTATCATAAAATTCGCGGCTAGTCTGGGTCTGGCATATGTGCTGACAAAGTATGTTGAAAAGCCCATGCTGAAAAAAGCTAAGAGCATCGAGATGTCGATGAAATAATAAAAGTTGAGGCTATGGAGAATGAAAAAGATCTTACATATTTCAAAATATTATTATCCCTTTATAGGCGGAGTTGAGGAAGTTGCGGCTGACATAACTCTGGCGCTGAAGGGCGAGGACTATGAGCAGAAGATCATCTGTTTCAATGAGGATTCTACCACGGACGGTGTGACAACACACAGGGGAGAGACTGTTCAGGATAATTTTGACGGCATTGAAGTCATTCGCTGCGGATCGGTGGCTAAAGTGGCTTCGCAGGCTCTTTCGCTGACTTATCACAAGGAACTGAAAAAGGTGATGGATAGTTACAGACCCGATATCATCGTGTTCCATTATCCGAATCCTTTTGTGGCTGAGATGCTTCTGAAATACAAGAAGATGGATTTCAAGCTGGTAGTTTACTGGCATCTTGATATCACAAAGCAGAAGATGCTTTCAAAGCTGTTCTACAAGCAGAATATAGATCTGCTGGAAAGGGCGGATACGATAGTTGCCACAAGCCCTAACTATATTAAGGGCAGTCCGTTCCTGAGCCGTTTTAAGGACAAGTGTGTTGTAATACCCAATTGCATCAACAACGAACGTCTGAAGGTGACACCTGAGGTGGAGGAACTGGCGGCAAAGATACGCAAAAAGTATAAAGACAAGATCATCTGCTTCGGACTTGGAAGGCATATCCCTTACAAGGGCTTTATAAAGCTGGTAGAAGCGAGCAGGTATCTTGATGACAGGTTCGCTATACTGATAGGCGGCAAGGGTGAACTGACAGGTATGCTGATGAAGGAGGCATCGGGCGACAGCAAGGTGCATTTCCTCGGAAAGATCAGCGATACAGAGCTTATAGCTTGCCTGACAGCGTGTGATATCTTCTGTTTCCCGTCGGTGACAAAGAATGAAGCTTTCGGTATAGCACTGGCTGAGGGTATGTATTTCGGCAAGCCTGCGGTGACATTTACTATACCCGGAAGCGGAGTAAACTATGTGAACGTCAAGGATGTGACGGGTCTTGAATGCCCGAATTCGGACAGTAAGGCGTATGCTGAGGCTCTTGAGAAGCTGGCTGATGATCCTGAACTGAGAAAGAAGTTTGGCAGCGCGGGCAGAGAAAGAGTGCTTGATAATTTCACATACGATATATTTGCTGATAACCTGAGAGCGCTTATAAAAAAGCTCTGAGTGTGATAATACTAAAAGACATCTTCCGTGAGTGTGCGGCAGATGTCTTTTTTATTGGTATAAAAAAGACCGGCAGCCGGTCGAGGCTGTCGGTCGTGATGTTGCAGTATTATTACTTAACAGTAACTGTTATAGCGTTCTTGATAGCGCCGGTAGTATCCCAGGTGCCGCCGACCTTAGCAGCGATAGCCAGCTTGTATGCCTTGCCAGCAGTCAGCTTGGGAGAAGTCCAGTAAGTGGTGGTAGGAGCGATGCTCTGAGTATATACTCTCCACTTGCCTGCGGAATAGTAAGCTATACCGTAAGCCTGAGCGTTGGGAACAGAATCCCAGATAACTCTGAACTGGTGGAACTGAGTATTGTAGTCGATGCTCTTGACAACAGGAACTGTAGAAGTGGTTGTGCTGCCTGTGCTGATGGTAGTGCCGGTGTAGGACATACCATAAGTAAGGATGCCTTCATATGCATCACCGTACAGAGTAGCGTCGGTGTTATCGTGTGAGCTGAGGCCGATCTTGATGGTGCTTACACCGCTGTTGGGCTTAACATACAGATAACCGAACACATTATCGGTGCCGAGGATAGCGGGTGTGAACATTGTTGCATAGCTTACAAGATAGTGACCTGCAACCTTCTCTACCTTATCGGTCTCACCGTCGTTGTTTGAATCGATGGCTTTATTTGCCTGTGTGAAGCCGAAACCGAAGTTATCGCCTTCCTTCATGTTGCTGCTATACTCGAAATCAATATCAGCAACAGCACTGGGATCGAAAGTGAATTCAGGTGTGAACATACCGATAGATCTGTTATACAGACCTGTAACAGTCAGAGGTATCTTGTAGTAGCCGTTGGACTGCTTTACAGGAGTACCCAGCTTTGCAGCTGCTTCAGTGGAGCATACTGTTCTGACAGGAGAGTAATCAGTGATCTTTCTGGAAGAATCGGTTACCTTACATCTTACGTGAGCACCGCTGTATGCAGAAGTCATCTTGCCGTGGAGAGTGCTGGAAGTAGCACCTGAGATAGCCTGCCAATTGAAACCTGAACCATAGGATGCGATCTCCCACTGGTATGTAGGATTCTTTACCCAGCTGCCTACAGTGACCTCGAAATTAAAGGTTCCGCCGAGCTTTACATACTGGTCATTGGAGATGGCTGTTACGTTCCAGTCGTACTCTTCTGCGCTGGCTACAACAGGGTTGCTGCCAAAACCTGCAAATGCTGCGGGAACTGCGCCTGCTGCAGGCATCATGACTGCCATTGCACAAAGTACAGCTGCGCATTTGCTTGCTGCTTTTGTAATTTTCATTTAAAAACCTCCATTAAAAATATTTGTCGTATATTTCCTTATGCGGTCTTTGACCCTTCGGTTACAGGATCTTGTTTTAGTACATGGGCCTTGGCGGTGTTGATCCGCCGGAACAAAAGTAAAAACGTTTAACATATCTGCACGTCAACATGACCCCTATAACTAATAGCATTATAGCATATACGGTGTTTTTTTGCAATGGTTAAAATATATAGTTATTTTCTACGTCTTTTAGATGTTTTACTAAATTTCAGTATGCAATAAAATTATCATCCTTATATCAGACGATAATATGCTGAAAAATAGCCCTTTTATAGGTATTGTCTTATTTAAGTTGAATTGTGCAAAAAATACCTTAAAATTTATATAATAATATTACGATCATGATATAGTAAGATATTGATAAAAAAGACCGACAGTCTGCAGACAAACTGTCGGTCATGTATTCGGATGCGCTGATATATTACTTAACAGTAACAGTTATAGCATTCTTGACAGCACCGGTGGTATCCCATGTACCGCCGACCTTTGCGGCAACAGCCACCTTATATGATCTGCCTGCAGTCAGCTTGGGCGAAGTCCAGTAAGTGGTTGAAGGAGCGATGCTCTGAGTATAAACTCTCCACTTGCCTGCGGAATAGTAAGCTATACCGTAAGCCTGGGCATTGGGAACAGCGTTCCAGATAAGTCTGAACTGATGGAACTGAGTGTTGTAATCAATGTTCCTGATAACAGGAACGTTGTTAGTGCTTGAAGAAGACAGGCTGACAGTGTAGTTTACGGGTGCCACACCGTACTCGATATCACCTGCAAGACCATCGCCGGTAGCTGAAAACTTGAGATCGGAAATGGACAGCTTAGCACCGTCTGCGTTAGCACCGTTTTTTACCTTAAGCATGAAGTAGCCCAGAGGGTTATTGGAGCTGATGGTCACAGGAGCGATGCCGTAGCCCATGACTACATACTGGTTATCGGATGCGCTGAAGTTATCCATGCTTCCGATACCGCTCAGATCATCGAATACTGCATCTTCAAAAACACCGGAGCTGAGATTAATGTCAAAGTAATAACCGGTCAGTTTCTGATTGTACAGACCTGATAAAGTTACAGGGATCTTGATCCATGTACCGCTGCTGTTATTGACAACGGATGCAGCACCGAGTTTTGTAGTAACAGCGTTGCAGGTAACTGTTCTTATAGGATACCAGTCGGTATCGTGAGATTCGCCTGTTTTGGTATTTGTTATCTGTACCTTGAAGTGTCTCAGGTTCTTGGACGAAGTCATGGTATCAGAATACTTTGCACTTGTAGCGCCGCTGATCTTTGTCCAGTTAAGGGTACCAGACTGAGTATCGCTGTAGTACCACTGATATGTAAAGTCGCTGGAATTATAGCTGCCCTTATAGTCGTCATACAGAGTGACCTCAAAAGTAAAGGTATCGCCTACTTTGCAGTACTGGTCGCCAGTCAGACCTGCGGCGGAATCTGCGGAAGCTGCTAAAGCGTTTGCTGTGTCATTGACTGAGAATGTTGCCGGAACAGCGCCTGCAACGGGCATCATGATCGCTGCTGCGCATAGAAAAGCTGCGCACTTGCTTGCTGCTTTTGTAATTTTCATAGAAAAGACCTCCATAACATTAAAGCGTTTTTGTCCGGCTGCCTATGACCGGAGCGTATCCTTTAAGAGTTGATGATCATATGACCGAAAAGGCGCATCCTCTGAATAATATGCCGATCAATTCAGCGGGGCAACAGTTAAAGGGTATAATACATAAGGGATATACTGTGGTCACTTAATCAAGATCATTGTATCATATTTAACAAATGATTTCAATTATTATATTTAACAAATGTATTTTGCTGTTTTTATTGGTTTATTATAGTTTGCAGGTATATATGAGATGAAAAAAGTATGCAGCAATTGAAGTTATATTGCAGGGTGATCTTCTGCATCAGTATCGTGGTGACACATAACAGTTTTGCTGATGATCAATTGATAAAAATATACAATTACATATCGCATGATTTGTTGCTCAGCTATAATTTAAAGGTATATATATCACTGGTCAAATTAATTTTTGTTCATATTACAGGAAATATAAAGAAATATTATACGGATTTCAGTGGTTTGATGTGATGAAATTTGTTGTATTGCACATAATTCATTTTAAGTTTACAAGCGTTATTTGACATGAGCGTAAAAAAATAGTATAATATAAATAAATATAGTTTCGCATTTGCATTCTATACGTTGTGTGGATGTGAAAATGCGGAAATTCGGTGCTATTGAAAAAACAGAGTAATAAATTTAATGACAGGGAGGAAAAGATATGAAAGGAATAATTCTTGCCGGAGGTTCCGGTACCAGGCTTTATCCGCTTACAATGGTAACATCGAAGCAGCTGCTTCCTGTATATGACAAGCCGATGGTGTATTATCCTCTCTCTACGCTGATGCTGGCAGGTATAAAGGATATACTCATAATCTCGACCCCTACCGATCTGCCGAATTTTGAAAGGCTTCTCGGTGACGGTTCTGAATACGGTATCACCCTTTCTTATAAGGTGCAGCCCTCTCCTGACGGACTTGCACAGGCGTTCATAATTGGCGAGGAATTCATCGGTGATGATGCCTGCGCTATGGTACTGGGAGATAATATATTCTACGGCAACGGATTCGGCGGACTGCTGCGTGAGGCTGTAAGGGATGCTGAGGAAAACAGGAGAGCTACGGTCTTCGGGTACTATGTCCCCGACCCCGAGCGCTTCGGCGTTGTTGAGTTCAACGATAAAGGACAGGCTGTGTCAATTGAGGAAAAGCCTAAGGAGCCTAAGTCCAACTATGCGGTGACAGGTCTTTACTTCTATCCCAATGGCGTTTCAGCCAGAGCAAATGAGGTCAAGCCCTCGGCGCGTGGTGAGCTTGAGATAACCACATTGAATGAGATGTATCTTGATGACGGTCTGCTGGATGTTCAGCTTCTGGGCAGAGGCTTTGCATGGCTGGATACGGGTACTATGGATAGTCTTGTGGATGCTACAAATTTCGTGCAGATGGTGCAGACACGTCAGGGGATAGAGATATCTGCCCCTGAGGAGATAGCGTTCATCAATGGCTGGATAACCAAGGACGGACTTATGAAGTCTGCCGAAAAATACGGAAAATCCCCCTATGGTGCGCATCTGAAAAAGGTTGCAGAGGGCAGGATAAAATACTAAGGAGCTATTTA
Encoded proteins:
- the rfbA gene encoding glucose-1-phosphate thymidylyltransferase RfbA; translation: MKGIILAGGSGTRLYPLTMVTSKQLLPVYDKPMVYYPLSTLMLAGIKDILIISTPTDLPNFERLLGDGSEYGITLSYKVQPSPDGLAQAFIIGEEFIGDDACAMVLGDNIFYGNGFGGLLREAVRDAEENRRATVFGYYVPDPERFGVVEFNDKGQAVSIEEKPKEPKSNYAVTGLYFYPNGVSARANEVKPSARGELEITTLNEMYLDDGLLDVQLLGRGFAWLDTGTMDSLVDATNFVQMVQTRQGIEISAPEEIAFINGWITKDGLMKSAEKYGKSPYGAHLKKVAEGRIKY
- a CDS encoding acyltransferase family protein gives rise to the protein MSASSENNYQWISTLRGFAALLVFAAHLPIPWPEPVGFVIGRAGVAIFFLIMGYLAVQARQKRTRKQYLYNRFVRMYPVFWLILIATYITKIVLAGAGIFSRFKDLLFNMTLFNQFLGSDCIIGTSWMMPIQVCFFVALAYLSADFFEYVSEKMIERIFIIGGGFTVFISLLRFITRKPFPTAFGLLILLGLIGIQYKEYGDIRSIPISYLEIYAIAFVPSVFLSYGKNGLAYIIAYAAGIALFVLADKYKVSSEAMDKLGSVGFSFFLAADIPQLILEKIINTNGSVIKLILFIIIKFAASLGLAYVLTKYVEKPMLKKAKSIEMSMK
- a CDS encoding glycosyltransferase, which produces MKKILHISKYYYPFIGGVEEVAADITLALKGEDYEQKIICFNEDSTTDGVTTHRGETVQDNFDGIEVIRCGSVAKVASQALSLTYHKELKKVMDSYRPDIIVFHYPNPFVAEMLLKYKKMDFKLVVYWHLDITKQKMLSKLFYKQNIDLLERADTIVATSPNYIKGSPFLSRFKDKCVVIPNCINNERLKVTPEVEELAAKIRKKYKDKIICFGLGRHIPYKGFIKLVEASRYLDDRFAILIGGKGELTGMLMKEASGDSKVHFLGKISDTELIACLTACDIFCFPSVTKNEAFGIALAEGMYFGKPAVTFTIPGSGVNYVNVKDVTGLECPNSDSKAYAEALEKLADDPELRKKFGSAGRERVLDNFTYDIFADNLRALIKKL